Proteins from a genomic interval of Candidatus Palauibacter polyketidifaciens:
- the soxC gene encoding sulfite dehydrogenase, which translates to MNDRDESSGLTRRALIAGAAAAAGGAITAGATRGLVQEAPDPTKVPGARPVTVGSRSPHETPEKLLSGSMGGSSRTPLQDLHGIMTPADLHFERHHHGIPQIDPASYRLLIHGMVDRPTLFTLEDLKRFPQISKLLFIECSGNGGGAYSPSPSPQNTPQSIDGLLSTSEWSGVALSTLFEEVGAHADATWFLAEGSDAAVMGRSIPMEKAWDDAMIAYAQNGEAIRPEQGYPARVFLPGWEGNASVKWIRRIELSDRPSMFRDETSKYTDPLPDGTSRQFSFVMDAKSIITHPTYPRRLPGPGFVEISGYAWTGRGLIERVEVSTDGGDSWHDAVLQEPVLPKCTTRFRHGWEWDGGPAHLLSRATDETGYTQPVRQQVLDARGPGTRYHSNAIRGWRVARDGSIEFAPV; encoded by the coding sequence GTGAACGACCGAGACGAGAGCTCCGGACTCACGCGGCGAGCTTTGATCGCCGGGGCGGCGGCCGCCGCCGGGGGCGCGATTACGGCGGGCGCGACGCGCGGACTGGTCCAGGAGGCGCCGGATCCGACGAAGGTGCCGGGCGCGCGTCCCGTCACGGTCGGGTCCCGCTCTCCGCACGAGACGCCGGAGAAGCTCCTGTCCGGTTCGATGGGCGGCTCGTCGCGGACCCCGCTCCAGGATCTGCACGGGATCATGACCCCGGCCGATCTTCACTTCGAGCGGCACCACCACGGGATCCCGCAGATCGATCCGGCGAGCTACCGCCTCCTCATCCACGGCATGGTCGACCGGCCGACGCTGTTCACGCTCGAGGACCTCAAGCGCTTCCCGCAGATCTCAAAGCTGCTCTTCATCGAGTGTTCCGGGAACGGCGGCGGTGCGTACTCCCCTTCGCCCAGCCCGCAGAACACCCCGCAGTCGATCGACGGCCTTCTGAGCACGAGCGAGTGGTCCGGCGTCGCGCTTTCGACGCTGTTCGAGGAAGTGGGGGCGCACGCGGACGCGACCTGGTTCCTCGCCGAGGGATCGGACGCGGCGGTCATGGGCCGCAGCATCCCGATGGAGAAGGCGTGGGACGACGCAATGATCGCCTACGCCCAGAACGGCGAGGCGATCCGGCCGGAGCAGGGCTATCCCGCGCGGGTATTCCTGCCCGGGTGGGAGGGCAACGCGAGCGTGAAGTGGATCCGCCGAATCGAACTCTCTGACCGGCCGTCGATGTTCCGCGATGAGACGTCCAAGTACACGGATCCGCTCCCGGACGGGACATCGCGGCAGTTCTCCTTCGTGATGGATGCGAAGTCGATCATCACCCATCCCACCTACCCGCGGCGGCTGCCGGGGCCGGGATTCGTCGAGATCTCCGGCTACGCCTGGACCGGCCGGGGTCTGATCGAACGCGTGGAGGTGAGCACGGACGGCGGCGACTCGTGGCACGACGCGGTGCTCCAGGAACCCGTGCTGCCCAAGTGCACGACGCGGTTCCGCCACGGCTGGGAGTGGGACGGCGGTCCGGCGCACCTGCTGAGCCGCGCCACCGACGAAACGGGGTACACGCAGCCGGTTCGGCAGCAGGTCCTCGACGCGCGCGGGCCCGGCACGCGCTACCACTCCAACGCGATCCGCGGGTGGCGTGTGGCCCGCGACGGATCGATCGAGTTCGCGCCGGTATGA
- a CDS encoding tyrosine-type recombinase/integrase, translated as MMARTKRSRRSYGAGEWGRNRVRAFPDPKTGLFQLEWREDGRRLTRSLGHRDWSRAKRQADEAAAGFAIHEPNDKAEAEPEPLTLGTLFDIYGEEVTPTKGANTRGHDRAAMSMFLRFFGRNRDPATLSQRDWDRFIRERRAGRIGRSGRPVGDRTVEYDLKFLIAVLNWAARSRDERGHPLLDRNPLKGLRKPTEKNPTRVVLAEDEYLALLKVARRVDWRFRVALVLAHETGHRIGAIRKLRWCDIDFEGGTILWRAEHDKAGHEHVTPLTSEALSVLEEARRMNPGTGKVPVLPAPRNPLACPDGSRLRAWWRKAQILAGLDPMPGRTWHSLRRKFASDLMDQPLKILCELGGWKNAKTVLECYQRPDAGQLRKALEARRRSQA; from the coding sequence ATGATGGCACGCACGAAACGAAGTCGGCGCTCCTACGGTGCCGGCGAATGGGGCCGGAACCGGGTCCGGGCGTTCCCCGACCCGAAGACCGGCCTGTTCCAGTTGGAGTGGCGCGAGGACGGGCGAAGGCTCACCCGGTCGCTGGGACACCGCGACTGGTCGCGGGCGAAGCGGCAGGCCGACGAGGCCGCCGCGGGCTTCGCGATACACGAGCCCAACGACAAGGCGGAAGCCGAGCCGGAGCCGCTCACGCTGGGGACGCTATTTGACATCTACGGTGAGGAGGTGACACCCACCAAGGGCGCGAATACGCGAGGGCACGACCGGGCCGCCATGAGCATGTTCCTCCGCTTCTTCGGACGGAACCGCGACCCGGCAACGCTCTCCCAGCGCGACTGGGACCGCTTCATTCGGGAGCGCCGGGCTGGCAGGATCGGCCGGAGCGGGAGGCCCGTGGGCGACCGGACGGTGGAATACGACCTCAAGTTCCTGATCGCAGTTCTGAATTGGGCCGCGAGGTCGAGGGACGAACGGGGCCACCCGCTTCTCGACCGGAACCCGCTCAAGGGCCTCAGGAAGCCGACGGAGAAGAACCCGACTCGGGTAGTGCTCGCCGAGGACGAGTACTTGGCGCTCCTCAAGGTGGCACGCCGGGTGGACTGGCGGTTCCGCGTAGCGCTCGTGCTCGCACACGAGACGGGACACCGGATCGGAGCCATCAGAAAACTCCGTTGGTGCGACATCGATTTCGAGGGCGGAACGATCCTCTGGCGCGCCGAGCACGACAAGGCGGGTCACGAACACGTCACGCCCCTGACCTCCGAAGCGCTCTCCGTTCTCGAAGAGGCGCGGAGGATGAACCCCGGAACCGGCAAAGTGCCGGTGCTGCCTGCGCCCAGGAATCCGCTGGCATGTCCGGACGGCAGCAGGTTGCGCGCTTGGTGGAGGAAGGCCCAGATCCTTGCGGGACTGGATCCGATGCCCGGCAGAACTTGGCATTCTCTGAGACGGAAGTTCGCTTCCGACCTCATGGACCAGCCGCTCAAGATCCTCTGCGAGCTCGGAGGCTGGAAGAACGCCAAAACGGTGCTCGAATGCTACCAGCGCCCCGACGCGGGACAGCTTCGGAAGGCTCTGGAAGCTCGTCGGCGGTCTCAAGCCTGA
- a CDS encoding NAD-dependent epimerase/dehydratase family protein, with translation MSTDSNRRDFLKVTAAAGAVLGFGVPGAARALAPRPSANRAPAGQARTLLILGGTGFIGPYQVRSALAQGLEVTIFNRGNRPGMFEGVEELVGDRNGDFESLRGRTWDVVVDNSTARPDWVTSIGEFLRDSVGYFYYVSSRSAYASHSTVPMTSAVPSYTYETAGVDRATADITRLPYGLAKAESEREAMRIFPDRYGIFRPGLIIGPDDPTDRFTYWPVRIHRGGEVLSPGDGTDPVQIIDVRDLGDFMALSSDRGHTGIFNLVGPATPRPMSELLYGIRAVTTAETTFTWVPREFLAERDVRPYAEMPVWRPPTPGSEGFARFDLSNEVAHGMTFRSLADTTQATLDFHFSRSAERQAEMRPGLPAEREAEILQEWHASR, from the coding sequence ATGTCCACAGATTCGAACCGGCGCGATTTTCTGAAGGTCACGGCTGCGGCGGGCGCCGTCCTCGGGTTCGGCGTCCCCGGTGCGGCCCGCGCCCTCGCGCCCCGGCCGTCCGCGAACCGGGCGCCCGCGGGGCAGGCCCGGACGCTGCTCATCCTGGGCGGGACCGGGTTCATCGGTCCCTACCAGGTTCGATCGGCGCTCGCGCAGGGGCTGGAAGTGACGATCTTCAACCGCGGCAACCGCCCCGGCATGTTCGAGGGCGTGGAGGAACTCGTCGGGGACCGGAACGGGGACTTCGAGTCGCTGCGCGGCCGGACGTGGGACGTCGTCGTCGACAACTCCACGGCGCGTCCCGACTGGGTGACGAGCATCGGGGAGTTCCTGCGCGACTCGGTGGGATACTTCTACTACGTCTCCTCACGCTCGGCGTACGCGAGCCACTCCACCGTGCCGATGACGTCCGCAGTGCCCTCCTACACGTACGAGACCGCCGGCGTGGACCGTGCGACTGCCGACATCACGCGGCTGCCCTACGGCCTCGCGAAGGCGGAGTCCGAGCGGGAGGCGATGAGGATCTTCCCCGACCGGTACGGGATCTTCCGCCCGGGCCTCATCATCGGCCCCGACGATCCCACGGACCGCTTCACGTACTGGCCGGTGCGGATCCACCGGGGCGGCGAGGTGCTGTCTCCCGGCGACGGGACGGACCCGGTGCAGATCATCGACGTGCGCGATCTCGGCGACTTCATGGCGCTGTCCTCGGACCGCGGGCACACGGGCATCTTCAACCTCGTGGGACCCGCGACGCCGCGGCCGATGTCCGAACTCCTGTACGGCATCCGCGCCGTGACGACCGCTGAAACGACGTTCACGTGGGTGCCGCGCGAATTCCTCGCCGAGCGCGACGTGCGGCCCTACGCCGAGATGCCGGTGTGGCGGCCTCCGACTCCGGGATCGGAAGGGTTCGCGCGCTTCGACCTCTCCAACGAAGTCGCGCACGGGATGACGTTCCGCTCGCTGGCGGATACGACGCAGGCGACGCTGGACTTCCATTTCTCGCGTTCGGCGGAGCGGCAGGCGGAGATGCGGCCGGGACTCCCGGCGGAGCGTGAGGCGGAGATCCTGCAGGAGTGGCACGCGTCGCGCTGA
- a CDS encoding 6-bladed beta-propeller: protein MNLPTHTTDTSLVTIDLRARRMSNRLRGWTLFLALISGGYAGFPASLVAGKAGQELPVSYRVSEEPRVQIGSVDDDASALFGVTDAIRLRDGGFLVADGGSRALKFFDSRGAYVRSLGRAGDGPGEFRGLYRVAELEDGRIAALDVILARVTLFSIDGGRDHTYQVPRGLGGTEKGIEARGLLENGSVVGFREVEGAGVETRYGDNPGSMLVHSAPVVQPVLIDTLGRVSSFLRPIPGTETLSQRSIRRDAETINISGQLVPLPFLRKVVVAARGDRIAIGPVLGYFVSTFDADGTMRTSFGGSLPMREVPEGVREAWVDEWVARFARRSERREWRGRYEEFLSSGSASAVLPAFTALAVQADGKVWRKIYDPELEESDPSRWIVVDPSRQLGSSGTVTLPGGFLPYDIGPDYVLGVWKDVLGIEYVRVYDLIEVPSGG from the coding sequence ATGAATCTGCCTACCCACACTACGGACACGTCCCTTGTGACGATTGACCTTCGAGCGCGGCGCATGAGCAACCGGCTACGGGGCTGGACGTTGTTCCTTGCCCTGATCTCCGGGGGGTATGCCGGATTCCCGGCGTCGCTCGTGGCCGGTAAGGCAGGTCAGGAGTTGCCGGTTTCCTATCGCGTGTCCGAGGAACCACGAGTCCAGATCGGATCCGTTGACGACGACGCCTCCGCCCTCTTCGGGGTCACCGACGCGATTCGCCTGAGAGATGGCGGATTTCTCGTGGCGGATGGAGGTTCGCGGGCCCTGAAGTTCTTCGATTCGCGCGGCGCCTACGTGAGGTCGCTCGGCCGCGCGGGAGACGGACCGGGCGAATTCAGGGGGCTGTACAGGGTCGCGGAACTTGAGGACGGACGGATCGCGGCGTTGGATGTCATTCTGGCGCGCGTGACCCTTTTCTCGATCGATGGGGGGCGCGACCACACCTACCAAGTACCCCGGGGGCTTGGCGGAACGGAAAAGGGTATCGAGGCGCGCGGGTTGCTTGAAAACGGATCCGTGGTAGGGTTCCGGGAGGTCGAGGGGGCCGGCGTCGAGACGCGGTACGGAGATAATCCGGGTAGCATGCTGGTCCACAGTGCCCCGGTGGTTCAGCCCGTCCTCATCGATACCCTGGGACGCGTCTCCTCCTTCCTGAGACCGATACCGGGGACTGAGACTCTCTCCCAAAGAAGCATCAGGCGGGACGCCGAGACCATTAACATAAGCGGACAGTTAGTCCCCTTACCGTTCCTTCGTAAGGTGGTGGTAGCGGCGCGCGGCGACCGGATCGCCATCGGACCTGTCCTCGGGTATTTCGTCAGCACCTTTGACGCGGATGGAACGATGCGAACCTCCTTCGGGGGATCTCTACCGATGAGGGAGGTGCCGGAAGGAGTTCGCGAGGCGTGGGTCGACGAATGGGTTGCCAGATTTGCTCGCCGTAGCGAACGGCGGGAATGGCGAGGGCGATACGAGGAGTTTCTGTCTTCCGGATCGGCATCGGCGGTCCTGCCGGCCTTCACGGCGCTGGCGGTCCAGGCGGACGGAAAAGTGTGGCGGAAGATTTACGACCCGGAGCTCGAGGAGAGTGACCCGTCCCGCTGGATCGTCGTCGATCCGTCGCGTCAACTAGGTTCCAGCGGTACAGTGACGCTGCCGGGGGGCTTCCTCCCGTACGATATCGGCCCCGACTATGTGCTGGGTGTGTGGAAGGACGTGCTCGGCATCGAATACGTACGTGTGTACGATCTGATCGAGGTGCCATCCGGCGGGTAG
- the mobC gene encoding plasmid mobilization relaxosome protein MobC gives MVRPRKPEAERRSRTIGVRVTAAEAAEIAKRAAEARMTTGGYMRRRALGQPVRVAAVHRLGARERVELHRIGVNLNQIARALNSGASAPTGTLEAVERVAELAAGLLTGEALDR, from the coding sequence TTGGTTCGTCCCCGGAAGCCCGAGGCCGAACGCAGGAGCCGCACGATCGGCGTGCGCGTCACGGCCGCGGAGGCCGCGGAGATCGCCAAGCGGGCCGCAGAGGCCCGCATGACGACGGGCGGCTACATGCGCCGGAGGGCGCTGGGGCAGCCGGTCCGCGTGGCGGCCGTACACCGTCTCGGCGCCAGGGAGCGGGTCGAGCTCCACCGGATCGGCGTCAATCTCAACCAGATCGCCCGCGCCCTGAACTCGGGGGCCTCGGCACCGACCGGGACGCTGGAGGCGGTCGAGCGGGTGGCCGAACTCGCGGCCGGTCTGCTGACCGGCGAGGCGCTGGACCGATGA
- a CDS encoding relaxase/mobilization nuclease domain-containing protein encodes MIPKINGLGRSFAGVAAYCLHDAPEPDDRRPETSERVGWTDTRNLATVRPERAARLMAATAKAAPDLKRLAGGAQGGRKLAKPVLHYSLSWARDETPDRREMSRAVDGSLEALGLEHHEALIVAHEDTRHPHVHVIANRVDPATGKAAKLGNSKLRLSRWAEGFEREQGRIRCEERVKNNARRRAGQEVVRNPWERPLHWARYRREGMLPRRARRARGPVDEKRVDMEAWRRAEAQAWEKVEDGRWLGFWRLETQARKEWAELHKRQEDTRQRLDRESRTVRGRLRIWGVERSLRELVGAIRGRGDLVEGWREELDRYHKHERAALGKAHGESAREIERKVRENYGRGLRDAERWAREMRDREGTRARGPSITRIVPQQPRPRGPDRGGERFER; translated from the coding sequence ATGATCCCGAAGATCAACGGACTGGGGCGGTCGTTCGCCGGAGTCGCGGCGTACTGCCTGCATGATGCCCCGGAGCCGGACGACCGCCGCCCGGAGACCTCGGAGCGTGTCGGGTGGACCGACACCCGGAACCTTGCAACCGTCCGACCGGAGCGTGCTGCGCGGCTGATGGCCGCGACCGCGAAGGCGGCTCCCGACCTCAAGCGGCTGGCGGGCGGGGCGCAAGGGGGCCGGAAGCTGGCGAAGCCGGTCCTGCACTACTCGCTCAGCTGGGCGCGGGACGAGACGCCCGACAGGCGGGAGATGAGCCGGGCAGTGGACGGGAGCCTTGAAGCGCTGGGGCTTGAGCACCACGAGGCGCTGATCGTCGCGCACGAGGACACGCGGCACCCCCATGTCCATGTGATCGCGAACCGTGTCGATCCGGCGACCGGGAAGGCGGCGAAGCTGGGCAACAGCAAGCTCCGGCTGTCGCGCTGGGCCGAGGGCTTCGAGCGGGAACAAGGCCGGATCCGGTGCGAGGAGCGGGTCAAGAACAACGCACGGCGGCGCGCGGGCCAGGAGGTGGTTCGCAACCCGTGGGAGCGGCCGCTTCATTGGGCGCGCTACCGCCGCGAGGGGATGCTGCCCAGGCGGGCGAGGCGGGCGAGGGGACCGGTCGACGAGAAGCGGGTCGACATGGAGGCTTGGCGGCGCGCCGAGGCGCAGGCTTGGGAGAAGGTCGAGGACGGGCGGTGGCTGGGGTTCTGGCGGCTCGAGACCCAGGCGCGGAAGGAATGGGCCGAGTTGCACAAGCGGCAGGAGGACACGCGGCAGAGGCTCGACCGCGAGAGCCGCACCGTCCGCGGCCGGCTACGGATCTGGGGGGTCGAGCGCTCGTTGCGGGAGTTGGTCGGGGCGATCCGTGGCCGGGGCGATCTGGTCGAGGGCTGGCGCGAGGAACTCGACCGGTACCACAAGCACGAGCGGGCCGCGCTAGGCAAGGCGCACGGCGAAAGCGCCCGGGAGATCGAGCGGAAGGTGCGAGAGAACTACGGAAGGGGGCTGCGGGACGCGGAGCGGTGGGCGCGGGAGATGAGGGACCGCGAAGGGACGCGGGCGCGCGGCCCGAGCATCACCCGCATTGTACCGCAGCAGCCGCGTCCCAGAGGCCCGGACCGCGGCGGGGAAAGGTTCGAGCGATGA